One window from the genome of Rhizobium sp. Pop5 encodes:
- a CDS encoding ProQ/FINO family protein gives MDKPWKISRGPIAATELDVEKANAINTLLIRPVGVLPAKPGDPVLPFAVGLFNELRPLLKPEAGVTTLRRATAAYVHCRRYYFASAQPDSMRHGLEGEPVEPLSEEDRLVAQKRFLSLKQSAAKAEAPEPPAPVPVPPPALSKSELIRAALLGKRNAAS, from the coding sequence ATGGACAAACCCTGGAAAATCAGCCGCGGGCCGATTGCGGCGACCGAGCTCGACGTGGAGAAGGCGAACGCGATCAACACGCTGTTGATCCGGCCGGTCGGCGTGCTTCCGGCCAAACCAGGCGATCCGGTCCTTCCCTTTGCCGTCGGCCTGTTCAACGAGCTGCGCCCGCTGCTGAAGCCCGAGGCTGGCGTGACGACGCTGCGGCGCGCCACCGCCGCCTATGTCCATTGCCGTCGCTATTATTTCGCCAGCGCCCAGCCCGACTCCATGCGTCACGGCCTGGAAGGCGAACCGGTCGAGCCGTTGTCGGAGGAAGACCGGCTGGTCGCCCAGAAGCGGTTCCTCAGCCTCAAGCAGAGTGCGGCCAAGGCCGAAGCGCCCGAACCGCCGGCACCAGTGCCGGTGCCCCCGCCCGCGCTGAGCAAGAGCGAGCTGATCCGCGCCGCCCTGCTCGGCAAAAGGAACGCGGCTTCCTGA
- the panC gene encoding pantoate--beta-alanine ligase, translating to MRVFSKIEELRHTLDALKRQGRTVGLVPTMGYLHAGHMQLVARARAENDIVVVSIFVNPLQFGPAEDLSKYPRDLERDSAMLRQAGVNFLFAPGVEDMYPRPMKTVVDVPDLGRELEGEVRPGHFAGVATVVSKLFNIVQPQTAYFGQKDYQQVVIIKRMVEDLAMPVQVIPVPTVRDSDGLALSSRNVYLSEEERRAAVIVPQTLDEAERLVGEGLSDARELEAKLTAFLNREPLAKPEVVAVRDAETLATVASIEEPVVVALFVRIGSTRLLDNRVIRIAADNKIVRDNRMTGQPGKGVKK from the coding sequence ATGCGGGTTTTCTCGAAAATTGAAGAGCTGCGCCACACGCTCGATGCGCTGAAACGGCAGGGCCGCACCGTCGGCCTCGTTCCGACCATGGGTTATCTCCATGCCGGCCATATGCAACTCGTCGCGCGCGCCCGGGCGGAAAACGACATCGTCGTCGTCTCGATCTTCGTCAATCCGCTGCAATTCGGCCCGGCCGAAGACCTCAGCAAATATCCGCGCGATCTCGAACGCGACTCGGCCATGCTGAGGCAGGCCGGGGTCAATTTCCTCTTCGCTCCCGGCGTCGAGGACATGTATCCGCGCCCGATGAAGACGGTGGTCGACGTTCCGGATCTCGGCCGCGAGCTCGAAGGCGAAGTGAGGCCCGGCCATTTCGCCGGTGTCGCCACCGTCGTCTCCAAGCTCTTCAACATCGTGCAGCCGCAGACGGCCTATTTCGGCCAGAAGGACTACCAGCAGGTCGTCATCATCAAGCGCATGGTAGAGGATCTCGCCATGCCGGTGCAGGTGATCCCGGTACCGACAGTGCGCGACAGCGACGGCCTCGCATTGTCCTCGCGCAATGTCTATCTCAGTGAAGAGGAGCGACGCGCCGCGGTGATCGTGCCCCAAACCCTCGACGAGGCCGAGCGCCTGGTCGGCGAAGGGCTGAGCGACGCACGGGAACTCGAGGCGAAGCTCACGGCGTTTCTGAACCGCGAGCCGCTCGCAAAGCCCGAGGTCGTCGCCGTCAGGGACGCCGAGACGCTTGCCACGGTCGCCTCGATCGAAGAGCCCGTCGTCGTGGCGCTCTTCGTGCGCATCGGCTCGACGCGGCTTCTCGATAACAGGGTGATCCGGATTGCGGCAGACAATAAAATCGTCCGGGACAACAGAATGACCGGCCAGCCGGGAAAGGGAGTGAAGAAATGA
- the panB gene encoding 3-methyl-2-oxobutanoate hydroxymethyltransferase yields the protein MSATGSQKRLTPTRISAMKGGQPIVCLTAYTTPMARLLDQHCDLLLVGDSLGMVLYGMETTIGVTLDMMIAHGKAVMRGVANACVVVDMPFGSYQESKEIAFRNAVRIMQETGCDAVKLEGGEEMAETIAFLTKRGIPVLGHIGLMPQLVHTAGGYRSVGHSEHETSKIRRDAHAIGGSCAFAVVVEGTVEPLAREVTASIHIPTIGIGASSACDGQILVTDDILGLFNDFRPRFVKRYDELGKRVADAAAAYADEVRSRKFPADEHTFKRRP from the coding sequence ATGAGCGCCACCGGATCCCAGAAGCGCCTGACGCCGACGCGCATCTCGGCCATGAAGGGCGGCCAGCCGATCGTCTGCCTCACCGCCTATACGACGCCGATGGCGCGGCTGCTCGATCAGCATTGCGACCTGCTTTTGGTCGGGGATTCACTCGGCATGGTGCTCTACGGCATGGAGACCACGATCGGCGTGACGCTCGACATGATGATCGCGCACGGCAAGGCGGTGATGCGCGGCGTCGCCAATGCCTGCGTCGTCGTCGACATGCCCTTCGGCAGCTATCAGGAATCGAAGGAAATCGCCTTCCGCAACGCCGTTCGCATCATGCAGGAAACCGGCTGCGACGCCGTCAAGTTGGAAGGCGGCGAGGAGATGGCCGAAACCATCGCCTTCCTGACCAAGCGCGGTATTCCCGTGCTCGGTCATATCGGCCTGATGCCGCAGCTCGTCCACACCGCCGGCGGCTATCGCTCCGTCGGCCATTCCGAACACGAGACCTCGAAGATCCGGCGCGACGCGCATGCGATCGGCGGCTCCTGCGCCTTCGCTGTCGTCGTCGAGGGCACGGTGGAACCGCTCGCCCGCGAGGTGACGGCATCCATCCACATACCGACCATCGGCATCGGCGCCTCTTCGGCCTGCGACGGCCAGATCCTGGTCACCGACGATATTCTCGGCCTCTTCAACGATTTCAGGCCGCGTTTCGTCAAGCGCTACGACGAGCTCGGCAAGCGCGTGGCGGACGCCGCCGCCGCCTATGCCGACGAGGTGCGCTCGCGAAAATTCCCGGCAGACGAGCATACATTCAAGCGGCGGCCGTAA
- a CDS encoding hydrogen peroxide-inducible genes activator, giving the protein MKNLTLKQLRYFEALARDGRFRRAAEACAISQPALSMQIKELEQELGSELFERSAREVKLTPFGRTFALRVRDILRAVDELGELARASRDSFLTRLRIGIIPTIAPYLLPAIINDLNQTFAGIQIEVRETQTGKLVQELAQGQLDMAIVALPVSEPSLTELELFREEFVLVRRQEDGGKPVPEREALREMRLLLLEEGHCFRDQALSFCKIGPARPREIMEGSSLSTLVQMVGAGIGITLIPEMAVPVETRSAHVSISRFPSPQPSRTIGMVWRNSTPMARQLREVAEAVRRSADAMRERYGR; this is encoded by the coding sequence ATGAAAAATCTTACCCTGAAACAGCTACGCTATTTTGAAGCCCTGGCAAGGGATGGCCGTTTCCGGCGCGCTGCCGAGGCCTGCGCCATCTCCCAGCCCGCGCTCTCCATGCAGATCAAAGAACTTGAGCAGGAATTGGGCAGCGAGCTCTTCGAGAGGAGCGCGCGCGAGGTAAAGCTCACCCCTTTCGGCCGGACCTTTGCGCTCAGGGTCCGCGACATCCTGCGAGCCGTCGACGAACTGGGCGAACTCGCCCGCGCCTCGCGCGATTCCTTCCTGACGCGGCTGCGCATCGGCATCATCCCGACGATCGCGCCCTATCTGCTGCCGGCCATTATAAACGATCTCAACCAAACCTTCGCCGGAATTCAGATCGAGGTGCGCGAGACGCAGACGGGCAAGCTGGTTCAGGAACTGGCGCAGGGCCAGCTTGATATGGCGATCGTCGCGCTGCCGGTGTCTGAGCCTTCACTCACCGAACTCGAGCTTTTCAGGGAGGAATTCGTGCTGGTCAGGCGGCAGGAGGATGGGGGCAAGCCCGTGCCCGAACGCGAGGCGCTGCGCGAGATGCGGCTGCTGCTGCTCGAAGAGGGCCATTGCTTCCGCGATCAGGCGCTGTCCTTCTGCAAGATCGGCCCGGCCCGCCCGCGGGAGATCATGGAAGGCAGCTCGCTCTCCACCCTCGTCCAGATGGTCGGCGCCGGCATCGGCATCACCCTGATCCCGGAAATGGCCGTTCCCGTCGAGACGCGCTCGGCGCATGTCTCGATCTCCCGCTTCCCTTCGCCGCAGCCATCGCGGACGATCGGCATGGTCTGGCGCAATTCGACGCCGATGGCGAGGCAACTGCGCGAGGTCGCCGAGGCAGTGCGGCGCTCGGCCGACGCCATGCGGGAGCGATATGGCCGCTGA